The following is a genomic window from Nicotiana tabacum cultivar K326 chromosome 3, ASM71507v2, whole genome shotgun sequence.
CTCCAATACAGGTTTTGTCagacgaaccataactcaagaggtGGGAACGGTGGCATAgatgctcggtcatccacatttgtagcaacaagttacacccctcaaaaaagttgcCTCCGACTTTGCAGGCAGTGAGAGCTCGGAAAATGTCAGACacgatcataggcgcaagagtgctttcatcttgagtaagcaaggtactgacgaccccagctacttttatatcaatattctcatctttccttgggaacaccaagaggcccaaaaaggttatcatgaaagccacccgtctgtgctcatcccattttTTACGGTTATTTTACTGCATAGCTTGATGTCTGTCTTGTTAAACCCTCCCACGTGGCcgtacctgtcgtatatgaagcacaGAGTGCAAAAGCCTTTTGCCAAATCTGGATTATGGactgtcctgggtatctttaatgaatATAAAAACCGATGCACCATgatggctcttggagcaaccagatatTTTCCTCTTAACGGAACCTCAGAATTTCCGATGTACTCGGCTATTTCCTCcagagttggggtgagctcaaaatctgagaagtggaagacattgtgcgccgggtcccagcaggtgaccaacgctcttataatatcaccccgaggcttgaTTTCCAATAAGCCCGTGAGACCTTTGAGATATTTCTTTACTTCGTCttgtccttctttgcctaaatcgttccaccatagccgcaactcgaaagggattttagtcattattgagaaaggttcattttgcatcgtgctcatcctgcacatttattaaagtgttttaagcaaaaacaaaacttttatttgactcaaaacaaaattaactattttcttttccaaatttaaaatgaaagactcggctttcgaacacggcctttcagcactcccaaggacgaagattttaaggctgtgagagtcaaccggtcaaaaattaaaattgatcAAATATGGCCGtcttgcaaagtcagccttccggcgtccatTTTGGGAAATATGGCTGTTTTGCAAAGGGGgtgttggacccgatgagggttgcctacgtatcccacaccctgtgagaatcaaaccggcatagttcgggccaagaaactaactatattttgaaaacaaggctctttcttttcattttccatggcaagacaaactatttttccttttctatttttgaaaacaagacaaaataacgactctccttttcttttcattttcaacaaacaataaacaacctatttttcccaaACTAAAACAAAgcctctttttctcttctttttcaacaaacaactttccaaaaataaaagactctttttctaattttccattgctttttaataaaacaaactattaagaataaaacatttccttttccattttctcaaaatttcggcagagtttcgacagtatttggtcaTCAATTAACCccctaactgttatttctctccttttatcttttcctcttttctcagttttccaacattcccgagattcaaaagccggtcaacatgctggttcgaaacaaatatatgtacagaacaagtaggatgcatcaggatggtcttttcatttcaggttgctagccctagacggccCCAAcacctgtgttgagtcccctaagtcaaatgcagcatggtgcaattaagcgctcctactagggatccggcatgaagtcaagttattctaggttcaaaacatgggtatgtgttctaaacaatgcactcgagcggacaactctagtcgaggagggggcagcgtaccggggacccacgagatcgtccggctttgcaacttatccgagcctcttttttatttcagggcatgacactaacagaatagagagtctcaaccagtaagcacatccccagaggtgaagagagaagggtgtgggaacagtttatatacagttcaaatgatatcaaagcagtaacatttagcatattcagcataaaacatgtaggaagatcagatataaccaaatacaacaacttatctaagcttgaattctaaaccctgaaccagagattctaggttcgttccccagcagagtcgccagagctgtcacacctcctttttcactacaccccgtaAGGGcataaaagagtttttccaattaaaggacaatcagaacgggatttattattattattcagagtcgccacttgggagattaatggtgttccaagtcaccggttgtatCCCGACCCGAGGAAACGTATGACtttgttaacagtccgcgaactaaaaatctgagtaaggaattctggtAACACAGGAGAAGGTGtcaggcattcccgggttctgtggttttagcacggtcacttaactgttgtatttatttttatctgattttaatacatgctagcttatgtgccttttatttatAAACTGCTTAtatcattattttaaaagaattgcaacgtcgcgaaaatgcgtttcgaaccacgtcgcaatcaatgcacccatggttgttaacacattttgactccgttgagatttagattgggtcgcatcaatgcgcacccgagtttaagaaggtaattttattaaaatcatgcttaaagagtctaacgtaatattattttgaggaaagccgtaaaattcgctaaatggcccatcccgaagtctaaagtTAATACAATATCTATTGAGGGCCCTGCAATTTGTggttttattcggcgaggctcgtctcatcaaTTTAAAGACATCATGAAGTGAACTTTATTTCCAtttttgtttgtctctaaaaataaagaaaagatactTCCTAATTAGCGCGTCCATGTATCCTTACTAAGATGCCCAACTAATGGTTTAATGGAGACAACTTAGCCTCATTGAGGCTTGCAGCTTCTGGGCCTTTGGCACCTCATCATACAATTCTGCCTGTGCTAGAAGGAATTGCCCAGACATGGGCCGCATTCAGATGAGAAGCAGGCCCCAAGTAGCTCAATTAATGTGAGGCCCAACTCGGCTTACTACACGATTGTTGAAATCTACTGAAATGAATTAAGCCAACACAGTTCACAATTCAATTGATGCTCAAATCGATAAATACCACTGCAACCCAGCAAATAGGCTAGCATGTACAAAGattatttaaaaaaacaaaacctGTTTAACTCCTAATCTCCAATTAATACTTCTTATCATGATCGAATTTGAACATACTTTGAATCTAATTTCAGCTATCAGTTTGGTTTGGACTTAAGGTCACTTTAACAACGTATTTCAATCTGGTTTTGTACGAACGCAGTTAGTCACTAACGTGAATACACATCACAGCTCAAATTAAATTTCCAATTCAAACTAATCATCAGTTCAAGCTACTTTTGATTTTCAAGATCTAAATAGAGAAATGCTAACATAAATCAAATACTGACTACAGCTGATAACTATAAATTAATAGCCCATTACAAATATAAATTCAGTCAATTCAAATCACTCTTAGCAAAACAGCACTCCAAAGTACCACAGTTGATTGCAAAAGCAAATGTTGAAATAACTGAAGATGCAACTGCAATTAAGTCtccatttcatttcatttcaattggaTGTTAACACGCATCGAGTTCAGGGCATGTACGTGGAATCAAAACAAACAATGAAGCAAAATGGAGGTCAGCTGAAGCAAAAACACTCGAGCAGAAGCTCAGAAATCAATTTGAATCCCAACAACAATCAATGGAGTGTAAAAAAACAGTCCAGCGCAGATTCAAAACCCAGAAGTGCTTGAAAATTACGCAGAACTATCAGATCTCTTCGAAACCAACTCAAATGAAACCAAAACTATTTAAAAGTCAACCAGAACTCCAGAATCCAAAGCACTCAAGCTCAAACTAGAAGATGCATTGTATATACTAACAAAACTCGAAATCAGCCTAATACTCCATGGGACGGTATtggttttttttggttttttgtatttttgtctgttcttgtatttttgtatatttgaaTTCAAATGCTAATCTGAAATTTTGAGGAAGGGTGAGAGCTATAGGTGGGAATTCGATGGCTAAAAAAAACCTCCTCCATGAAGTAAAGGGCATGCCCTTTTATAAGCACCCATGAGGGCAGCCCTCAGATTTTCAGTTTTCAATGTCAGTCCCTTACCTATTTATTCAATTAGTCCCTTATTTTCTAACTTGTTATCCAAGTAATACCACTAAAATTATTGAAATGTACACTAAAGTACCACTCCTGAAAGCCCTAGAAGATTCTAGTTGCAACTACCATATGCTGCCTTATCCTAAATGTCTAAACTATCCCTGAACTTAAACTAAAACTACAGCTATAACCAAGACAGTTTCTTAAGCTCTGAATATACCCCAATTTAACTCTTGTTGAATCTATCGATTGAACTCAGAATTAATGACCAAACTAACTACCAAACGACAACTAgttaaactgaaactgaactaactagtAACTAACCTAAACCAAAGGAACACCagaaattaattcaaacaaaacatagtaaaactaattaacaaattatCAACGGCTTAACTAAAAATCAAACTAAGATCAGGAATTGGAGCATattaaaaacaaacaaacaactaGACTTAATCAAAACAAATCAGGACACAAGATTAGAACAATATTGACAAAATTAAAACGCAAATTAAACTAGACATTAACCATGGAATTCACACATGaagaaaattagaaaaggaaaaagaattgaAATAATAAAATGCCAACAAGAACTCACTAACAAACAAAGAGCTCCGGCCAGTGGTTGTTTCTCCAAATCCCCCGAAATTTCTGATCCGTAatatccctaaccatgtgttttcataagaaaacacCTGGTTAGGATTGTTAGGGTCCGAAATCATGGAGACTTTGCATTAGGGTTTTTGGTCGGAAACCTTCAATTTGATATTAGAGCTGTTCCAGGTAGATTCAACAGATAGGGCTATGGGGGTTGGGTAGAGGAGGCCCAGGCGGTCACATagtgttaatttggtggtgatTGGGTTACTTTGGGTTTTGGCTGGAGAATCTTTGATCGAGGATTCGACGAGCTAGGGCGGGATTTGAAGAAAACGGGTGGTGGATTCATGATGAGGGAGAAGAGGAGGTctcgtggtgttattttggagtgGTTTAGGATAGTGGCATTCACCGGAAaaccttcaatcgaagattcgaagGGTTCAAGTAAGATTCGAAGGAAAAGGCCGGTGGATTTGGACAGAGGAGGATAAGGGGAAGTTGGGGTGTGAATTTGGTGGTGATTGGCGTCGGCGCCGCCATTGCCAGCGACGGAGAAATCAGGGCGGCGCAATTAGGGTTCGTGAGAGAGAGAGAAAGCTTGAGGAAGATGATGGGGTCTGAGAGAGGGGGGGTCTTTAAGACAGTTATATATTAAATGGGGTGTGCTTCTGGACCGTCTGATCAATCAACCTCGACGGTCCAGATTAACTGGgaatgaaacgacgtcgtttgaccAAAGAGAAAGGGCGGACCGGGTAGGGGATTGGGTCTGGGTCAGCTTGGGTGAGATTCGGGGATTGGGCTAGGCTAAGATCATAAAATTGGCCCAATTTCGAGTATATAACAAAGCACCTCCTTTTTAGTTATTtcctttgtttgtttttttttcttccattttataattttgtattattttttctgAATTTTATAAAGatgctaaaataaaaataaaaactaaactaCAACTAATTAatgcctaaaattattttaaaaattatttcgtAACGATTTCACAATTAAAgcaataaaaatgcaaaagtgaactatttttgttattttcttcttattttattcCAAAACAATTTAACCCATAATTAATACTAAAGTGTGaaattaaatactaaatgcaaatgcatatttttgtatttttatatgaatTATCAGGCATAagtaaaaatgcaaacaattaacagaaaataacaccaaaattcacaaaaagttgtaaaataataaagaaattgttttgtttgaattttgggaataatttgctttgggcaaaaatcacgtgctcacaggtgtTGTGGTGAGCTTTTGCTTCAATTCCTCAAAGGCTTTGAGGCATTTCTCGTCAAACACAAATTTTGCATATTTCTCAAGGAGTTTGAACATAGTATTTGCAATTTTGAAAAAATCCCTAATGAACTGCCTAGAGAACACGACATGCCCCAAGAAACTGCGGACACCTTTAACGGAAGTAGGTGGAGGAAGCTTGGAAATGATCTTGATCTTTGGTCGGTCAACCTCTAtgccatgttttgaaattttatgccccaatACAATGCCTTCATCCACCAttaaatggcatttctcccagttGAGCGCAAGGTTTGTCTCCTCACATCTCTTAAGCACTTGTCTAAGATTGTCGAAACAATGCGCAAAAGAGTCACCTACCACCGAAAAGTCGTTCATGAAAACCTctagaaaatcctccaccatgtcggagAAAATGGACATCATGCATCTTTGAAAAGTAGCCAgagcattgcacaaaccaaatggcatccggctAAAGGCAAAAGTTCCACAAGGGAAAGTGaatgttgtcttctcttgatccgcCAATGCTATATTGATTTAGTTATAGCCAGAAtatccatcaagaaagcaatagaatgagtttcccgctagccgatcaagcatttgatcaatgaaaggcatagggaaatggtcttTGCATGTGGCACTGTTGAGCTTCCGataatccatacacaccctccatccggtCACCGTTCTTATTGAGATgagctcatttttatcattttcaatcacggtcatgcctccctttttcggcacacattaCACCGGGCTCACCCAAGAACTATCGGCAATATGGTAGActaccccgacatccaaccacttgatgattccTTTCCTTACTACCTCTTTCATCGACGGGTTCAACCGTCGTTGACGTTCCACACTTGGTTTCATCTCACTCTCCAATTGGATCTTGTGTTCGCAAATTCCTTCAGGAATCCCTCGAATGTCCGCAATAGTCCATCCAATAGCTTGCCTATGCTCCTTCAAGACTTCCAACAATTTTTCTACCTACaaatcattcaacaaagaagaaacgATTACCGGTAGAGTATCATTTGAGCCAAAAAATTTAAACCTCAATTGTGGTGGAAGTGGTGTGAGCTCTAGTTGCGGTGGCTCAATAATAGAAGGCTTTGCGGGAGGGGTGGctctattctccaggtcaagAGAGAGCTTTGCCGGAGCATAAGTGTAGGACCCAAGCCCCTCCAATGCATTTACCGATTCCATATATCCTTCCATATCTTTACCATCAAAGTTTACCAAAATAGCCGCCAATGCCTCACCGAGGCATTGTTCTTCCATCTTTATTTCAACCGCATCTTCCActtcatcaacaacatcaatcatCGAGATTCTCTCATATTCATGTGGTAGTTTCATACCCTTGCTTCCTTGGAATGTGACCTCTCTATCATTCACACGAAATTTGATCTCATTCCGTTATGAATCCATTAGTGCTCTTCCTATGGCTAGGAATAGTCTCCCCAAAATGTTAGGGATCTCTTTGTCAACCGCACAATCAAGGATTATGAAATTGGCGGGTAAATGAAACTTCCCCACTTTAACAAGCACATCATTAACAATTACCATTGGTCTCTTTATAGAATGAtcagccatttgcaatctcatacttGTGGGCCTTGGCATACCTAACCATGCTTGCTTGTAAATGGCAAGAGGATTCAAGTTGATGCTAGCCCCATTATCACAAAGGGCTCTTGCAAAATCATGTGCCCCAATAgtacaaggaatggtgaaagctccCCGGTCTTCTTTATTTTGAACGGTGGATGTTGCAATGATGGGACTAACCCGTtgagtcacattcaccacttcattttTTGTGGTTCTCTTCTTGgtaatcaagtctttcaaatatttagcaAAACCCGATATCTCTTGAAATGCTTCAACAAATGGAATATTCACCGATAATTGCTTGAGAATTTCATAGAACTTTTCTAGTTTTCTATCATCAACCTTCCTAGGAAGTCTTCGAGGTAATGGAGGAGGAGGTCTAGGAATAGGTGGTAGAGTTTTTGGTGTCTCTTTTATCTTTTACTTTACATCTTCCCTGTTTTCTTCTTGCACTTTCAACTCTTCcgaaaccttttcaacttcaataaCACTTGGCTCTTCAACCTCAACTTCATGTTTGGACTCTTCAACTTCAACTAATTGTTCACTCCCTCCTTGTAGTACCTTTCCACTTCGAGTAGTAATTTCCATGACATGAGAAGTTGGACCACTCCCACTACCCTTGGGATATGCAATTGTGTCACTTGGAAGTGGACCTTTTTTCTTCGAATTTTGTTCCCTAGAGAGGTCTCTCATTTGCATCTCCAATTTTTTGAATGGATGCGGTATGAGAACCAACAAGCTCGGTCATATTCTTCATAGAAGTGTCGGACTtctcttgattttgcaataccTGTTCAAGCATGCTTTCCAACATGGAATCACTTGAGGAACCTTGATTTGAATATTGACTCTTTGGAGGAACATATGGGTTTGAACTCctatttgagaagttgttgttgttattccaatttccttgatttgagcCGCCTTGGTCATTTCGCCACTGTTGGTTGCCTTGCCCTTGCGGGTGAggcctccattgattttgttgtccTTGACCTTGGTATTGTTGCCTTTGATAACCTCCTTGAGAGTTGTTGACATAGTTTGCCTCCTCAAAGTCTCCATTTGATATAGGTTGCACATCCTCCACCACATTTACCTTCTTCGTTTGGCTTTCGGTGAACATCTTTGTCAACACATTGACATTTGTGGCAAGCCCTACAATCACTTGATCTCTCTCTTGATTTTCCTTG
Proteins encoded in this region:
- the LOC107783691 gene encoding uncharacterized protein LOC107783691, which translates into the protein MAEYEEKMEAEMEENPFADIDEYIEDTNTTVPPVVGVATFKNNVSDDALTLRVFKYSLAGDARKWLQNMPPNSIHSWLELVRAFLAKWFPQSKKSELRDKIFFFKQVPGEHLHEAWDRFKLYLVRSPNYDFPDSILLEKFYMGLDPMNQSIAKNAADGSFMDKSFARVTQILDKMTKHNQAWHSEDTTGGIAYGSPSLTTMIKENQERDQVIVGLATNVNVLTKMFTESQTKKVNVVEDVQPISNGDFEEANYVNNSQGGYQRQQYQGQGQQNQWRPHPQGQGNQQWRNDQGGSNQGNWNNNNNFSNRSSNPYVPPKSQYSNQGSSSDSMLESMLEQMQMRDLSREQNSKKKGPLPSDTIAYPKGSGSGPTSHVMEITTRSGKVLQGGSEQLVEVEESKHEVEVEEPSVIEVEKVSEELKVQEENREDVKPPPPLPRRLPRKVDDRKLEKFYEILKQLSVNIPFVEAFQEISGFAKYLKDLITKKRTTKNEVVNVTQRVSPIIATSTVQNKEDRGAFTIPCTIGAHDFARALCDNGASINLNPLAIYKQAWLGMPRPTSMRLQMADHSIKRPMVIVNDVLVKVGKFHLPANFIILDCAVDKEIPNILGRLFLAIGRALMDS